The Eggerthella guodeyinii sequence CGGAGAACTCCATCACGCCCCCTCACAACGACCGGATGCTGCGGCGGTACCGTGACAGCGCGTCCTCATCGAGCTGCGCGATGGCGCGGTCGAGACGCGCCACCATCGGCTCGCGGTCGCGCGGGAGCAGCCCTTCGACATGCACCGCGTCCGAGACGTGGGCCGTGGACAGCACCGCCTCGCACCTCAGCTCGCCGACGAGCGTGCGGATCTCCCGCAGCAGCTCCCCCTCGCTCGCCATCTGGAACCGCCCCGCACGCACATCCTCGGCAAGGCGCGACGCGGGGAACAGCGTCATGGACAGCACGCCGATCCGAACCGGGCGCAGCCGGCTGAACACCTCCGCCGATGCCCGCGCCGCCTCCTCTCCCCGCCCTGCGCCCGCGATGCCGGCCAGATAGAAGAAGCTGTAGCGGATGCCCGCCGCGTCGAGCCGGCGACACTGCTCAAGCTCGTCGGCGGCGGTGTGCCCCTTGTCCATGAACGCGAGCGCCGGATCGAAACCGGTCTCCACGCCGATGGTCAGATCATCCACGCCGAGACGCGCCCACTGCTCGAGATCCTCGTCGGACTTGTGGCGCAGATCGCCGATGCGCACAAACCCGCCGATCGTCCTCACACCGGAGATGCGTGCGCGGATGCGCTCCAAGATGGGCGCAAGCCGTGCGTTCGCCACACCGAACGGGTTCGCCCCCGTGATGAACACGCGACGAGCCCCGGGCGAGAACCGCGCCAGCTCGTCGATGTCAGCCTCCACCTCGTCGTCGGGCGACAGCGCGAACGGCACGTCGTACAGGTCGCAGAAGCGGCAGCGATGGTGCGTGCACCCCACCGTCACCTGCAACAGCGCCGACCCCGCCTCGTACGGCGGGCGCC is a genomic window containing:
- a CDS encoding radical SAM protein, which produces MHFTGTIWRPPYEAGSALLQVTVGCTHHRCRFCDLYDVPFALSPDDEVEADIDELARFSPGARRVFITGANPFGVANARLAPILERIRARISGVRTIGGFVRIGDLRHKSDEDLEQWARLGVDDLTIGVETGFDPALAFMDKGHTAADELEQCRRLDAAGIRYSFFYLAGIAGAGRGEEAARASAEVFSRLRPVRIGVLSMTLFPASRLAEDVRAGRFQMASEGELLREIRTLVGELRCEAVLSTAHVSDAVHVEGLLPRDREPMVARLDRAIAQLDEDALSRYRRSIRSL